The genomic DNA TAAGAGGTAAAGTCTTTGCTAATGCACAAACTGGAAATATAGTTTTGTTTGGGCTTAATATAGCAGAAGGTAATGTAAAGGAATCATTTTATTATTTGATTCCTATTTTGGCATTTATGTTAGGTGTATTTATAGCCGAGAAGATAAGAAAGTATTTTACAAATAATAAGACAAAGATTCATTGGCGTCAGGTTATCATTATAATTGAAATGATTACAATACTTATTGTTTCATTTATTCCTAGAGGAAGATTTAATATGTTTGTAAATGTTGCTATTTCTTTTATTTGTTCAATGCAAGTAGAGAGTTTTAGAAAAGTAAATGGGAATAGTTTTGCAACGACAATGTGTACTGGAAATTTAAGAAGTGCTACAGAAACTTTATTTCATTATATACATACTAAGAATATTTTTATGATAAAAAAGAGTTTACAGTATTATGCTATTATTATATTCTTTA from Clostridioides difficile ATCC 9689 = DSM 1296 includes the following:
- a CDS encoding YoaK family protein, whose protein sequence is MTSKSQMSESFFLCSLLAITGGFLDIYTYVVRGKVFANAQTGNIVLFGLNIAEGNVKESFYYLIPILAFMLGVFIAEKIRKYFTNNKTKIHWRQVIIIIEMITILIVSFIPRGRFNMFVNVAISFICSMQVESFRKVNGNSFATTMCTGNLRSATETLFHYIHTKNIFMIKKSLQYYAIIIFFISGAILGTFFTKIFVEKSILICFFILAVVFGIMFINKDDSFNEN